The following is a genomic window from Micropterus dolomieu isolate WLL.071019.BEF.003 ecotype Adirondacks linkage group LG04, ASM2129224v1, whole genome shotgun sequence.
gtacaacacacagggtgaaaagaggagctgcagcaatgtgcagaatgagaaaaaatatggtgttttttgaaaattaaaccctGTAAACCTAAAcacctaattaagattttgatcCTGCAGCAAGCTTTGGTCCTCCACATTAAATCTTTTGAAAGTCTATTTGtacatttattgtaatttatCCCACACAGCATTGAGTTTTGTGTAAACACAAATCCGTCCagcattacatttacttttatttatttagctgacgcttttatccaaagcgacttacaatagCTATattcagggacacaatgggggACTGAACCCCGGTCTCTctcaccaaaggcatagtcttatccattgtgccatcgaCACCCCCAGCAGTTTATTGACAATACCACACATATGACCTCATAAATAGGATGTTTAAAACAGATTTACTAGATTTTCCGATTtggcaattgaaaaaaacagagCCAATTGGCATCAACTTGCCCTTACTTAGCACACTACAGCCTTATAAGATATTGGAGACCGgatatggttgtaacactttttgcttcagtaaccataacatttttatacaaagtacccacatttgttcactacaaatggcaccaattcaatcttctacaagaatatcacagaccttgtgagttgatgtcaaatgcattgtgttcccttgttacaacctaccccaatagcggggtaggttgtaacacatgctggggtaggttgtaacaatcacacaaaagaatcaaaaatagaTACCACACTATATAATATGCTTCCAAAACTGGTAGTTATATAAAAGAGcaatgtttctctcttgctgtaACAGACTTTGTCTGATGACTCACGCGCATGGACAgtttgtgtatgtaaatttatctatagaataaacttacttaaaagtatacttaataaatactaataaaatgtaattaattaaagaacatctctgTACAGCCTTAGATCTTACTAAAAAGAGGtgtttgtcaatgtgtgtatattcttattcaTTCACAGTCAGTGCTTTAAGTGGGCTGGTATTCACCGGTACGTAtaccagcacttctatattttactctttggcgtaccgggactttttcttgcgcacaggcacttctcacaagctgcccataCACTTTTCTACCCTCTCCACCTGTGGAGAGCGAGTATGGAAAAGGTCGAGTGACAATACATACGCCAACATGTGTACAACATGTGTATGGGGAGTAGGttactggtcacagtgctgacaaattaattctggtaaccctggagtgcgGGTTTGTACGTGGGAACATATTAAAATTAAGAAAGTACCTAGTTTTACGTACACACCCCcccctgtcagccaatgtttagctagctgtattaccatagtggtttgaaattagaaaggaaaaaatgcatcacatgttgcctgagaaactatatttcaatctaatatagGTCAAGCAAttctatctgcaatagtatagacACTAGATAAAAaaatagtcttggtcaaaaactttactttcttacctcaaaatcagttttttctctatatattctgaatgcacctctttccagacttgataaccaccaCGCCTGATCGaggaggaagtaggtaaatactgaaatgatggcctaactcctatcttatctctaattggtggaattggtgttgttacaactctccccatgttacaaccatacccggtcttcCCTAGATCCAGAGCCCAAGTCAGAGCCCCACAAAGTGCCAGTGAGTTAGAAAGTTGTATTTGGTGTTGTCCATtaattcatcattcatttaCCAGACCTACATTTTCTTAATGGATACATTTGTGGAAATGTGCTATTTATGAGGATGTAGGCTACATTACATCAATAGCCAAGATATTTGTACATTGTTGTACATTGTACATTTTGTGTTATTCTGAGGGGAGTCAACACAAGGGTCAGCAACTGAAGAATAGGCCTGTagaacaaagacacagagataATGTGTTTGAGATTTTCATTTGTAAAGGCTCAAGGGCTACAGATTTGACATAACACATACAGGCTCAACAGCATTCAGTGGTGTTACTTCAGCTAGTTCAACGCgtgtagtaggcctacatttaaaCACCTGAAGTCACTAAATCGCTGTCAAAAGTCGGTCTGACTCAGCCAATAAACATTTTAGTGGAACTGTTCTATAAAGAGTGTTATTGAAAAAAGGACTGATATTTATTCTGATGCTGCAGTATTTATTTCTATGTGAGGGCAAACACCGCTGTTCAAAGAAATAACTGGCAGCACATAAAAGCGGTAACTTTAACTAGTCCTGACTAACAATCTAATATCCAGTAAGGGTTTTGATTCTGACCGACAGTAAATCCCCGCCCTAATGCGCTTTGATACGGACTGGGAAATGAAACAGGTTTGTTGAAGAAAACCTGGCCACGAAGCGTGCAGGCTGTTAACATCTCCTTCTGGAactgaaaacccagagtttccctcatctccgCGTAACTTCATTAAAACCGCTTTCTCTGCACATTTACCGATACGGCCATGGAAATAGCAACAGGCTCTGGGAGGTAGGCTGCTACACACGCTGGCTTCAGTCCGGTTTGTCGGAAGTGAGTAGGACTTTCATTCAAACTTCCCAAATACGTGTTATGTTTGCATATGTTTATGCTTCTGCACGAAACGGTTAAATCATTCAGTTGATTTGGCCAATGTGGAAGTGAAACCGGAGCTGCCAGTTTCTCATTTCCGCATTTCTTTGGCTTATGCAGAGTCTGCTTCATGAGATCCAATTGAGACTGCTGTCTGCCCTTCTGAAAAAGAAACTGTGCTGCTGGAAATGAATGCTTTCTGTTTGAATTCTGGGTGCAACAGATAATAGGCAAAGGCAACATCTGGTAAGAACTCTGCAGTTAATATATTCAAAATATTGGTCTTAAGAGTGTGTGGAATGTCAAGATGACATGTGCTATTATTATCATCCTAGCAATACTCAGGTTAGCATTCTTTGATACTAATATCACATTGATTTGATACCTGGACAATCCTGTAGAGTAAAGCTGcgctaatcaatattttttaacaatggatcaaatgactatgtgtaaaCTGAAAGCTCAGAGTGATGAATCCACAGAGACTTATTTCCCGACCCAACTTGGTCCCCCTCAGCTCAAGGATCTTTtagttcattgttttggttttatggcctgcaactttgtttttattgagaCTCACTGCTCTAATCAGCATACTTTTTAGCTGTAGCAGACAGCTCTTTATTGAAAAAGCTAAGAAAATTCACTGGTCACTCTCCAGCAGACCGACAAAGCTAgctgataaacacacacacacacacacacacacacacacacacacacacatacatacatacatacatacatacatacatacatacatacatacatacataataataaatataacaataacTGACATTttgccagaaacacaacttcaaatctcctaatgttgctctgtgtcttcCCAATATGTAAATAAGTAAAGTCAAATTTTATTATCTCATCAGGGGAAATTTGGTTGCAGTCcgctattaaaacacattcaatcCATCATAAATACAACATGAAGACAACATACCAGACAGGACACAAGAGACAGCAGTACCATACAGTACAGTGCAAGATCACTTTATGTGAAGACAAGTTCAGCAAATTGCTCAGTGCAAAAGTGCTTAGTGACAAATATAGCCTACTAGTTGCAGTGCAAACAAAATAGTCTTTGAAACTTTTAGTTCTATGAGAAGGAAGTACCTGAGGGCAGAATCTCAAACTCCCCCTGCAGGGGGTGGTCAGTATGGGCCAATATGGCATGTGTCTTCCTTACGAACTGCTAATCGTGAAAGGTTAGATTCATCATTTTGGTGCATTAAAAGAGTTGATTTTTCTCAAGAAGTAAAGATGTCTGGCTTCTTAGAAATGGCATCTGCATCAGCCTGACCTCCCTATTATCAAACACAGTACTCAAATATTTGTAGTTCTCCATCCTTTAGCAGGATAACTATGACCGAGTCATTTGCAAATTTTATAATGTGTCTGTTCTCAAACTTGCTCTGACAGCTTTTGTGTAAAGAATATAACCAAGGGGAGATAGATACACATCCTTGGGATGAACAAGTGGAAGAGTGGACTGTTgattgtttgctaacatgttttCCACATCAACTTTATAAGCTAATAAAATGTCAGTgctattgtttttgtgttgctgAAAAGAGCaataaatgtagttttatgGCTTATGGAGATTTtattctatttctttttttaaacacttcTGAAGTGATGCGTGCTCCTTGGTCCCTTCTTCTCCCGGCGGCGGTCATCATGTGCTATTTTATGACGGGGCCGCACAATTGCGTGGCCTCCCAGAAGAAGACCTCCTGCTATGTGAAGGATGGTCGAGCTGACTGCAGCCATCTCAGCCTCAGCGCAGTCCCTCCAAACCTTCCCGGGAACATCACCACTCTGGATATGTCTCACAACAGATTGAAGGAAATTCCTCCTGTTTCTCTAATCCCGTACCCAGGCCTCTTCCATCTTGATGTCAGTTACAACAGCATCACCAAGCTGGACAAGGGTTTGTGCCAGACACTGTCTCTGCTGCAGACACTGAACATAGAACACAATGAAGTACATTTGCTGAAGAAGGAGGATGTCAGCCATTGCACCAATCTAACACAGCTGATTATGGCTAGTAATAGGCTAAAGCTACAAGGAGAGCCCTTCTCTGCACTACAGGTACAGAAACCAATTGCAAGCATTGTAAGTGTAttgtcaaatgtcaaactattccatTAAGTGAAGAATCATTCTCATGCCACAGTTTCCGTAACAGgctaagaaaacatttttagaaagcttgcagcaacagaaaaaaacagaatacaAGCATGTACATGCATTATAATCAGCAGAGAGgcaaacaaatcaatacataaagGCAGTATTTATTATGATACAGATGAATTACTTTATCAGAAAGATGactataattaaataaaaataaagaggcCTTGACTTCAATATGTGTAGGTAAGACTCAACATATAGGCTGCTTATGCTATGGGTAAATGAATGCTGAGCGATATCTCACCAGATGTGGAGTAAGCTGTAGGGACAGGGAGGGAGGAGTCTTGTGACCTGAGAGcggcattttttaaattcagatcatgtttgctgtgtatgCTGTGGCGCATGGCATTAAGAGATTTAAACACCAAAAGTAGAAACCATGTCACTTTTGGGGGTTGAATTGTTTTATATGCCTCTGGTGCATTgcattaaataacatttttttttctgtttttattctccTTTCATAATTCAAAGAGCCTGAAATTTCTTGATGTTTCCATGAACAAACTGCAGTCAGCCAAGCTCAGCTCTCAGCCTCAACTGCCCAGCCTGGTGAACCTCAATCTGGCATTCAATGAGTTCACCACTCTGAAGAATGATGACTTTTCCTTCCTTAACCACTCATCCTTACGTGTCCTCAACCTGTCATCTGTGTCTCTAAAAACAGTAAGGAACTTACCTTGAAAGGGGAAATGAAATGGGGTTGTCATAATTGGAACCAGTTGTAGAAAGTCAAGTTATTGTGGCACCATAccttcagctgtctgtttcgtttcccttttttttttctcacagcaAGATCtctttgttatgttttgttgcAGTTGGAGCCTGGTTGTTTTACACCCATTTCAAGCCTACAAACTTTAATCATGGATGGGAGCAATATGGCCACACTGGTTATTTCTAGACTCTGCTCAGAGCTGTCAGGGACAGCCATTGATGCCCTGTCTCTTCAGAATGTAAAGCTGGTCACACTCACAAAAGCAACCTTTGCAGGTCTAGAGAAAACAAATGTAACCTTTCTAGATCTTTCCCGCAATGGTATTGACAAAATTGAAGAAGGCTCATTTCAGTGGCTGTCCAGACTTAAAACTCTAATCATGGCAGACAACAACATCAAGCACCTGACCAAGGACACATTTCAGGGACTCAAAAGCCTGAAAAAACTTGACTTGAAAAAAGCTCTGGTGAAAAGTCATACCTCTGCCACCCCGATTATTGATGATTTCTCTTTCCAACCTTTAAGTGCCCTGGAGAGTTTGATATTACAGAGAACTGCAGTCCGGGAAATCACGGAGCACACATTTACCGGCTTGACGAGTCTTAAAGAACTTGATATGAGCTGGAGTAGCTATACTTCACTCAGAAACATCACCAACAAGACCTTAGTTTCACTTGCGGGATCACCTCTCTCAAAGCTCAATCTGACAGGTGCAGACATAACACAGATTAATCCTGGAAGCTTCTCCGTTTTGAGAAACCTCACCACTCTTCTTCTGGATTTCAACTTTATCAAGCAAACGCTCACTGGCAAAGAGTTTGAAGGCCTGGGTCAAGTTCAAGAGATTCGCATGTCCAATAACCACCAGACGGTCGATCTAAGCTCCACGTCATTTGCCAATGTGCCAAATCTTAGGATCCTGACTTTGGGAAAAAGTCTTAAAGCCACAGCCTTGAACTTGGACCGCTCTCCATTCAGTCTCCTGTCCAACCTCACCTTCCTGGAtctcagcaacaacaacattgcGAATATCAAAGAGAATATGTTGGAGGGGCTTGTGAACCTGAAGGTGCTGAAGCTCCAACACAATAACTTAGCCCGTTTATGGAAGACTGCCAACCTAGGTGGGCCAGTGTTGTTTCTCAAAGGGGCACAGAACCTGATAAGCTTGTACATGGATTTTAACGGGCTGGATGAGATCCCAGTTGAGGCTCTGAGAGGGTTGAGTAACCTCCATGAACTAAGCCTGGCCAACAATCTTCTTAATAGTCTTAAGGACTCAATTTTTGATGATCTGAACTCAATGCGGGCTTTATATTTACAGAAGAATCTGATCACAACTGTGAGGCCTGAAGTGTTCAAAACACCTATGAGCAACCTCAGCCTGCTCGTCATGGACAAAAATCCATTTGACTGCACATGTGAAAGCATCCTGTGGTTTGTGACGTGGTTGAATAACACAAATATGAGCCGTGTGCCAGGTCTCCGGGAGCATTATATGTGCAACACTCCACTAGCTTACTTTAATCACTCTATAATGGATTTTGACGCCCTTTCTTGCAAAGATATGACCCCATTTCAGGCTCTTTACATACTGAGCAGCACAATTGTTATCATGCTAACTGTAACTGCACTTTTGGTACGGTTCCATGGCTGGAGGATTCAGTTTTATTGGAACATTTTGATCAACCGCACATTAGGATTTAGTGATGCCAAAGTTGAAGAAGGCAGGGAGTTTGAGTATGATGCTTATGTCATACATGCAAAGGAAGACAGCAACTGGGTGAAGAGAAGATTGGTCCCATTAGAGAAGAGAAAATGTCAGTTTTGTTTGGAGGATCGTGATTCAATCCCTGGCATGTCACAGCTTGAAACCATTGTGGATAATATGAGAAGGTCCAGAAAGATCTTGTTTGTCGTCACTGAAACTCTTCTCAATGATCCCTGGTGTAGAaggtaaataaaacatacattgcttggtttaaacattattatagatagagatatataaAAATCTGTCATTTACTGTGTGATGTGTAGTATTTTCCTCATTGCtatttttgttatatatttGTGATAAAATTAATTCTTAAAGATGTCTCTCTGCCCTCCTACCCTGTGTCCTTCCTTATCCAGATTCAAGGCCCATCATGCACTTCATCAGGTCATTGAAGACAGCAGGGACTCTGTGGTTCTGGTCTTCCTGCAGGATGTTCATGACTACAAGTTATCTCAGTCACTCTTTCTTCGCAGGGGCATGTTGCGTTCATGTTG
Proteins encoded in this region:
- the tlr3 gene encoding toll-like receptor 3, with the translated sequence MRAPWSLLLPAAVIMCYFMTGPHNCVASQKKTSCYVKDGRADCSHLSLSAVPPNLPGNITTLDMSHNRLKEIPPVSLIPYPGLFHLDVSYNSITKLDKGLCQTLSLLQTLNIEHNEVHLLKKEDVSHCTNLTQLIMASNRLKLQGEPFSALQSLKFLDVSMNKLQSAKLSSQPQLPSLVNLNLAFNEFTTLKNDDFSFLNHSSLRVLNLSSVSLKTLEPGCFTPISSLQTLIMDGSNMATLVISRLCSELSGTAIDALSLQNVKLVTLTKATFAGLEKTNVTFLDLSRNGIDKIEEGSFQWLSRLKTLIMADNNIKHLTKDTFQGLKSLKKLDLKKALVKSHTSATPIIDDFSFQPLSALESLILQRTAVREITEHTFTGLTSLKELDMSWSSYTSLRNITNKTLVSLAGSPLSKLNLTGADITQINPGSFSVLRNLTTLLLDFNFIKQTLTGKEFEGLGQVQEIRMSNNHQTVDLSSTSFANVPNLRILTLGKSLKATALNLDRSPFSLLSNLTFLDLSNNNIANIKENMLEGLVNLKVLKLQHNNLARLWKTANLGGPVLFLKGAQNLISLYMDFNGLDEIPVEALRGLSNLHELSLANNLLNSLKDSIFDDLNSMRALYLQKNLITTVRPEVFKTPMSNLSLLVMDKNPFDCTCESILWFVTWLNNTNMSRVPGLREHYMCNTPLAYFNHSIMDFDALSCKDMTPFQALYILSSTIVIMLTVTALLVRFHGWRIQFYWNILINRTLGFSDAKVEEGREFEYDAYVIHAKEDSNWVKRRLVPLEKRKCQFCLEDRDSIPGMSQLETIVDNMRRSRKILFVVTETLLNDPWCRRFKAHHALHQVIEDSRDSVVLVFLQDVHDYKLSQSLFLRRGMLRSCCILDWPVHKERVPAFHQKLLIALGMTNRLQE